The genomic DNA ATTACGATAAATTCCcttgaaaaactcatttttattactagaaagcACAATTTTCAAcaagttatatttatataactaTTTAGACAGTTCCTTTTATGTTTAACATTACTATAAATATAACTACTTGTGTATTTAAACGGAAACACAtgtaaataaacaaacataaaccaaTGAACatcaacaaacataaatgaatgttcataaacataaatgaacgagGAAAACAGGTCATATGGGAAAGCTTTGGCGATGGCACATATTTTTTTCCAGCCATGTTTGTTTGGACGGACCTAAAATCGCCAAGAACCTTTAATTTCATCGCCcaagaaaaatcattttttcTAGTAGTGCACTTGTCATATGGGAAAGCTATGGTAACGACACATATAGTGACGATACCTAGAATCTATACCCGTGAATGTATGGCCACAGACCCTATAGCGATGACATTGGGTCACTACCCCAAAAAGTATCGTTGCTATAGGTTTAAATACTTGTAGTGTATAAATGGACTTGTGAATAACAGTTTCATTTAGTATTATTTTCTTTTAGTTTTAGGATTATACACTTCTTGATTCATTGAACCATGCATGTCTTACTAGCACTCAATTCTAGACAATATAATATATATCCTTTGTAAATAATTAAGCACAAACTCGTATACTTGTGTCAACAAGATATTAAGCAAAATAACAATTATATATGTATGGCAAACTAACAATGATTCAATGATGACATACACCATATCCTAGGTGTAGTTTATTTGAAATCCCAAATGCAAGCTTGGTGTTAGATCTGCAAGAATGTGCACATGGAGTCCAAGTCAAAATGTAATATTTCAAATAAACTTAATTTAGATGGCAAATATAACCTAAAAGATTATGAGAAAACAAAAATACCTTTGGTTATTTTTCCTGTATTGCAAagtaaaaaaattctaaaacaatgATCAGTTTAAACGCATTATTGTATCAACGTGCTTTTTTTTACCAAGTTTGGTATAAAAGAAAAAGGATACATATTAGTGgaaaaaaatgattaaaattGAATACTTGGGTGACCTTTTCATACAAACTACCTATGAAAACAATGAACACATGTGAAGACTTTTTATGTGGTAAGTAAAAATAGTACCTCAATATTTGGAAGTGTATTCTGGATACGATGCAATTCATGTACAACCTTTTCCATATTCATCCTTAGTGATGGGGAATCCAGAGAGCATGATACTCCAATTTTGATTGTTGAAGCCAAACATTCTTCTATTTTATGTGCATCTGCTTCACACACTCCTTGATTAATGTTTAGAATGTTGAGATCAATAACATCCATTACATGGTCAGGCAAAGCCATGGAAGCAAATTTATGAAGGCTATGCCCTTCATTAAATATGTCATCAGTTGGCTTTTTTCCGGTCATCACCTCTAGTAATAGCATTCCAAAACTATAGACATCTCCATTAGTTGTCATATCACTCCCGAGTCCATATTCTGCAAATTATAAACAATTACTTCAGAAGAGAAACGAAAAACGGCAATATTGTAAGTAAATACAAACGTGTAGAAATACAAGAGATTTACCTGGAGCAGCGTAACCAATTGTTCCTCTAATGCTGGTGGAGCTGTTTTGGTAAGAAGTTGTTCCAAGAAAGCGAGCTAAACCAAAGTCTCCAACATGAGCCACCATTTCATCGTTGAGTAGAATGTTGCTAGGCTTCAAGTCACCGTGAACAACGATTGGTACACAGTGATTATGAAGATAATCAAGTGCAGACGCGACATCGGCAAGAATATTTGTTATCTGAATATAGTTTAACCTCGATGTACCTTCACTTGTGTAAAGCCAATCGTGTAAACTCCCTTTAGGCATAAACTCGTATACCAAAGCTTTGaaatcatttccttgaaagtcaATGCTTGAACATGAAGTTACTATCCTTAACAGATTACGGTGTCGAATGTTTCGCCATGCTTCACACTCCCTCATAAAGCTTCTTTCAGCCCCTCGATTTTGAAGACGTAGAACTTTCACTGCGACAAGTGTATCATCATCTTCATTAAGGACTCCTTTATAAACGGAACTGAACCCACCATTTCCAATCAAATTGGTTTCGGAGAAGCCATTGGTAGCCTTGAGAAGTTGAGCGTATGAAATTTTCAAGAATCGATCTCTCATTGAAGATTGAGACGGCCGGCTCTTGCTTTTCTTCTTACACCAAGCATATGCTAAGCATATTATGGTGAAAAGTGAGGATGCAATCAAAATGATTATTACAAACACAGGAAATTTTTCTTTATGTTTCTTTGTATCCTTACATTTGGTTAACCCAAGTTCAACAACGCCACCACAAAGCCTGCTATTCCCCAAAATGGAGAATGCACTTGCATTAGCGAACACTCCTAGCTGTGGTACTTCACCCTCAAAATCATTATATGATAGGTTCAAATATTCTAACAAGAACCGTTCCAAGAATCGAGGAATTTGGCCCGATAAATTGTTATGAGAAATATCGAGTTCCACCAAtccttttaaggaacttaatGATGGCGGTATCATGCCTTGAAACAAGTTGCCTTTGAGGGACAAACTGGTAAGGCTGCCACAACTACCAAGGCTACTAGGAATGTTACCTGATAAATTATTATAAGATAAATCCAAAGCAGTCAACATCTTGAGGTCTCCAACCTCGGTTGGAAGTGAACCAAACAGGTTGTTTTGAGAAAGATTCAGTATTATAGATAAAGATGAAAGTTGTAAGATACGTTGAGGTATTTTCCCGGTAAATTTATTGTCATCAAGTTGCAACGCTATTAGATGACGGCAGTTTCCTATGCTTGAAGGAATTACCCCTTCTAACTTGTTTGAAAACAAATAAAGTTGGAGTAAAGATGACAAGTTCCCTAAGGCATCAGGAAGTTGCCCTGAAAGTTGGTTTTCAGATAAATCAAAATATTGTAGCTTTTGAAGTTTACCGATGGTTGAGGGGATGCTTCCTGTGAATTGGTTACTTCCTAAATATAAAGCAACCAAGCCAACTAGATTACCAATTGATGCTGGGAGGTTTCCATGTAAATTATTTCCGCTAAGATTCAGAGACCCGAGTTGATCAGAAAGGTTACCAATTGATCTAGGGAGCACTCCTTGAAACTTGCAAGAACCTAGATCCAAACGATATAAAGCGGTGCAATTCTTCAAAGAATCAATAAAATTCATTTCATCAGCTTCACTACTTCCAAAGTTGTTTAAACTTAAGTATATGCCATTAATATCTCCTAGTTTTGAAAAGTCGATCGTCAACTTCCCACTAAACATGTTATCTGTCATATCAAGTATTCTTAGTTTCGAGCAATTAGATATCCATGATGGAAGTGGTCCCGTCAACTGGTTATCATTTAATTGTAGGATTTCAAGATGAGAGAGCATTGCACCTATACCTCGAGGAAGACTACCAGTTAGTTGATTATAAGACAAACTAAAGATAGCTAGAAGTGAAAGGTTATAAATGGAATGAGGGATGGTCCCAGTTAGATTACAATCACCAGAGTCAAATTCTACTAATTTTTTCCAATTACCTAAGGTGTCTGGAATGATCCCACCCACCGGATTTCCAAGAACACTGAACGTTTCCATCGACGTAATGTTCCCCAAGAGAGGAGGGATTTAAGACCAAGTGAAAGAAAAGAAAGTTTGGAGAGGAAGCTGATCTCTTTGGGTATGCTTCCAACTAGCTTGTTTCTAGCTAGATCAAGCATTTGAAGGTTTAAACAACCAGACAAATTAGTTGGAATGACTCCGTTGAATGTGTTTGCACCAAGATAAAGAATAGTCAGCCTATTTAGATTACCGATTTCATGAGGGATGGCTCCTTGAAAGCTATTGTTAGCGAGAGAAAACACACGGAGGAAACTGAGGTTCCCTACATGAGGAGACAAAGAGCCTTCTAGACCTTGTGACTCTAGTGCTACAAAAGTCACCCTGCTATGCCGTTTCCCACATTTAACACCAGCCCAATCACAGAAATGAAGGGAGGCGTTCCATGAGGTTAAAGCTCCATATGGATCTCGAGTGATCATTGACTTGATCTTGAGCAAAGCGTGATGATCGGTCTCATTTCCACCGTCATAGGAAGATGAGATGGACGTGGAAGTTAGAAATATAACAAGAATAACGTAAAAGAGGAAATTACTAGGAGAGGAAGATGGGATCGGTTGCATTGAAATCATTTTTGGGAATAAACTGAAGATCACAAGGTTTTTTGGTACCTACCTTCACTGTCACAAATGTATGAGTAGTGACCAGTTGATGTTATCTTGACTTAAATAGTTGGCGTTGATATGCAATTCTAGCccacttttgaaaataatttaatATAAGAATCTTAAATTTGTATTAtttgaaattgaaaaagtttCCAGTTTGTGGAAAAAGCTAAACCCGTGTCATAAGTTTGTCGATTgattgtttaaaattgaaaactttTCCCATTTGACTAAAAAGTTGAACCCGCATCATAAGTTTGTCGATTgattgtttaaaattgaaaactttTCCAGTTTGATTATAAAGCTAAACCCACATTACAagtttgttgattgattttttcttttttttttttttgaactgttgttgattgattgtttaATTTAAAATTATGTGAG from Helianthus annuus cultivar XRQ/B chromosome 7, HanXRQr2.0-SUNRISE, whole genome shotgun sequence includes the following:
- the LOC110866989 gene encoding receptor kinase-like protein Xa21, encoding METFSVLGNPVGGIIPDTLGNWKKLVEFDSGDCNLTGTIPHSIYNLSLLAIFSLSYNQLTGSLPRGIGAMLSHLEILQLNDNQLTGPLPSWISNCSKLRILDMTDNMFSGKLTIDFSKLGDINGIYLSLNNFGSSEADEMNFIDSLKNCTALYRLDLGSCKFQGVLPRSIGNLSDQLGSLNLSGNNLHGNLPASIGNLVGLVALYLGSNQFTGSIPSTIGKLQKLQYFDLSENQLSGQLPDALGNLSSLLQLYLFSNKLEGVIPSSIGNCRHLIALQLDDNKFTGKIPQRILQLSSLSIILNLSQNNLFGSLPTEVGDLKMLTALDLSYNNLSGNIPSSLGSCGSLTSLSLKGNLFQGMIPPSLSSLKGLVELDISHNNLSGQIPRFLERFLLEYLNLSYNDFEGEVPQLGVFANASAFSILGNSRLCGGVVELGLTKCKDTKKHKEKFPVFVIIILIASSLFTIICLAYAWCKKKSKSRPSQSSMRDRFLKISYAQLLKATNGFSETNLIGNGGFSSVYKGVLNEDDDTLVAVKVLRLQNRGAERSFMRECEAWRNIRHRNLLRIVTSCSSIDFQGNDFKALVYEFMPKGSLHDWLYTSEGTSRLNYIQITNILADVASALDYLHNHCVPIVVHGDLKPSNILLNDEMVAHVGDFGLARFLGTTSYQNSSTSIRGTIGYAAPEYGLGSDMTTNGDVYSFGMLLLEVMTGKKPTDDIFNEGHSLHKFASMALPDHVMDVIDLNILNINQGVCEADAHKIEECLASTIKIGVSCSLDSPSLRMNMEKVVHELHRIQNTLPNIEI